A genome region from Proteus vulgaris includes the following:
- a CDS encoding dimethyl sulfoxide reductase anchor subunit family protein, with protein MHELPLVFFTVLGSSAAGLFLIAYISKKLGQIDENQLRNANILALVLTLIGLGIGGLHVGQPLRFFNMLLGVGRSPMSNEAFLSGVFTGFAFATVALTIMKKWKGLREICNLLTVVFGLAFVWSIPQVYHIPTIANWNTDYTTLQFWMTLLVGGGVLAMATGARRLGALSFIIGAIITFATRSGYVSFLGFTGPQLSADQSLFWGFQLAVLALGIVIVGFTALKAQASKMTLVTCAAAVIIAELSGRIAFYNLWHITM; from the coding sequence ATGCATGAACTTCCTCTAGTCTTTTTTACTGTTTTAGGTTCATCAGCAGCAGGCTTGTTTCTTATTGCTTATATCAGTAAAAAATTAGGTCAAATTGATGAAAACCAGCTGCGTAATGCCAATATTTTAGCTTTAGTCTTAACATTAATTGGCTTAGGTATTGGTGGATTACACGTTGGTCAACCATTACGTTTTTTCAATATGCTCTTAGGCGTTGGTCGTTCTCCAATGAGTAACGAAGCGTTTTTAAGTGGTGTGTTTACAGGTTTTGCTTTTGCAACTGTTGCGCTCACGATAATGAAAAAATGGAAAGGATTACGTGAAATCTGTAATCTGCTGACTGTTGTTTTTGGTTTAGCTTTTGTTTGGTCAATCCCTCAGGTTTACCACATTCCAACTATTGCTAACTGGAATACTGATTACACCACATTGCAATTCTGGATGACGCTGTTAGTCGGCGGTGGTGTCTTAGCAATGGCAACAGGTGCAAGACGTTTAGGCGCATTGTCTTTTATTATCGGTGCTATTATCACTTTTGCTACACGCTCTGGTTATGTCAGTTTTCTTGGCTTTACAGGCCCTCAACTGAGTGCTGACCAATCTCTTTTCTGGGGATTCCAATTAGCGGTATTAGCATTAGGTATTGTTATCGTAGGATTTACTGCACTAAAAGCACAGGCATCCAAAATGACACTGGTCACTTGTGCTGCGGCAGTGATTATTGCTGAGCTATCAGGCCGTATCGCGTTCTATAACTTATGGCATATTACAATGTAA